Genomic segment of Peribacillus frigoritolerans:
ACAAATGATTTAGGCCCGTGTCGGAATCCCAATGGCGAATCAAATGCTGTAACAATTTTTCCCGCCGTTAGCTCTAATACCTTTAACTGCGATTCTCTCGCTAAGCCTTCAAAACTTCCTGAGCCCAGATAAATGATCCGGTCAAAATCACGGTCGATGATTTTTTGGATATCCTCTTCTCTAGGAATAACACTTTCACCCATTTGGCGAATCTTCTGGACAATTAACCCTTTTTCCTCCAGTGGCAGCGGATCAAAAATGAGTAATGTTGTTAGTGTCATGCATGAGTAGCTGCCGGTCATGGCAAAGCCTTGATCATTGGCTTTTTCGGGCATCAATAACAAAAGATTGTGTTCATCACCTTTGGCCCTTTTCGCTAACTCGCCATCATTAGCACAAGTAATCGTTAACTGGTAGAAGTTCGTTACGATTTGTTCTGCTAATTCAACGGCTGCTACACTTTCGGGACTATTGCCGCTTCGAGCAAATGATACCAACAAGGTTGGGAAATCTGCTTTTAAAAATTCATAGGGGTTTGACACCAAATTGGTAGTCGGAACACTCAGCAATTCCCATTTTTTTTCATCCACTTTTCCTTTTAAATAAGGTGTGACAGTATCACCGACATAGGCAGAAGTTCCGGCACCTGTAAAAATGACACGTATTCGTTCATGTTGCTCAGCCAGTTTTTGCAAAAATGCTTGAATCTCTACGTGTTTCTTTCTATATAATGAATAGGTTTCATCCCATAAAACAGGTTGTTGCTTGATTTCCTCTGTTGTAATCGATGCACCTAACGATACTAATTTTTCTTTATCAAGTGTAAACATCTCCAACACTTCTCCTTTTTTATAATCTCTCGAAAACTCGTAAACCTGCACCAACAACGCCGTTATCTTGCTTCAATGTGCTGATGCTCATTTGCCCTAAAATATGTTGTTGTTCAGGTAATTGGTAGCTTTTTAGCTTTTCTTTCATTAACTTAAGCAGAAAAGGATTATTTACGATGACACTGCCTCCGAAAACCATTTTATGTGGATCCAATAAACAGGAAATCGAATAAAGTCCTTGAGCTAAGTTGTCAGTCACATCTTCAATGATGCGATATTCACATGTCCCATTTGCATAGCCTGCAAAAACTTCTTTAGTGGAAATATTTTCAACTTGCAATTCCTTTTCCGCCAACTTTTCGATGGCAGGCCCAGCAGCCACTTTTTCCAATCGCTTAATTCCCTTATTGTCTGCCTTCGAAAGTACCGGTATCAACCCAAGTTCCCCGGCGAATCCTGCCCCCCTGAAAAATGAACCATTTTGAATGATGGAACAGGAGATTCCGGTACTAATAGTCACATAGACAAATGTCTCGTTCCGCTTTACCTGAGCTGCCTTCCACTCGGCAAATGCCGCCATATAAACATCATTGTCAATACTAATTTGTTCGAGTCCGAATTGCTCCCGTAAACGGGCAGTGATGGGGAACTGTTTCCAAGGTAAATTATTTTGAAAAATAGCTACGCCATTTTCACAATCAACTTTACCTGGTACACCCACACCGATGCCCTCTATGTCATCTAGGGAATAAGATGATTTTTCAAGAACTTGTTCCACTGCTTCTAAAACTCTGGCAAACATTTTTTCCCGATCTGAAGGATCACTTTTTACATCCACGCGCTTCAGCAATTCTCCCGATTCCGTAATGATACCCGCTGCAATTTTTGTCCCTCCAATGTCAATGCCGATTGCATTTTTCATTTTCCTGCACCTCTTATTCCTCTCCATCGTTTACTTTTTGAACAAACGATTCCGAACACTTCATAGTCTTTCCCCACTCCCAAAAATAGTCAACTAATTCAGAATTTTTATACCACCTTTATATAGTTGGGTTGTTGGTACAAGTTTATTTTAATAAAAACTCATAGCCAAAATACTATGAGCTTTTTTAAAACGTAAGTTCAGGATTAGAGTGTCTAAATAAGCCTGCCTTCCAAAAACCATACTTACAATCTATACTTATTTATTTTACACCATCACAACTTGTTGGGTCAACCCAACAAGTTGTGATGTCCTAGAATTAATTTTAGGTTTAAGTCCCCTATTGAATCGTGTACATTTTTCTATTTATTTTCCGCCTGTTACTGCAATTCCTTCAATAAATTGTTTTTGCAAGAAGATAAATAAAATCAGCATTGGCAGTATCGCTAAAAAGGAGCCTGCCATAAGTATAGGATAGTTTGTTAAATATTGACCTTGAAGCGATGACAATCCGACAGAAAGTGTCATTGCTTCAGGAGAACTATTTACGATCATTGGCCACATCAATTCATTCCAGCTCCAAAGAGTAGTGAAAATGCCCAAAGCAATCAACCCAGGTTTCGCGAGGGGAAGCATTACTTTCCAGTAAATTTGAAAATGGTTACAGCCATCAAGTCTGGCTGCCTCTTCTAGTTCTTTTGGAAGTCCCATAAAGAATTGCCTTAACAGGAACGTACCGAATGCACTAAACAGACCTGGTACTATTACCGCCTGTAATGTATTTAACCAGCCAAGATCCACCATAATCATATATTGCGGGAGTAAAAACACTTGCCCTGGTACCATTAATACCGATAAAGCTAACATGAACAGAATGTTCCTGCCTGGAAATTCAATTCGAGCGAATGCATAGGCGGCTAACGAACACAAAAATAGCTGGCCTGCTGTCCGGACGATCGTAATTATAAAGGTATTAAACATAAATTTGAAAAAAGGCAGAAGTCCAAAAACCTCTATATAGTTCCCCCATTGGAAATCCTTAGGAATTATAACAGGCGGAACATGAATAGATTCAGCATAGGTTTTTAATGATGTTAAGATCATCCATAAAAAAGGCATGACCATTGCCACGGATCCTATAATAAGGACGAAATGGATAAGGAATGTCTTACTTGTTACAAACTGTCTCGTTCTTTCCAATGGTTCTCCCTCCTTTAGTCATAATGAACCCATTTTTTTTGTAAGACCATTTGGATTGCAGTGATAATTAGGATAACTATTAATAGTAGAACAGCGATTGCTGCTGCATATCCCTTATCGTTTAAAACGAAAGCGTGCTGATAGAATAAATAAACAACCGATTGAGTGCTTTCCAAGGCTGTACTACTTTTTCCAATCATCATGAAAATTAAATCAAACACCTGAAAAGCACCAATTAGAGAAGTGATGCTTACAAAGAAAATAACAGGAGAGAGCAGTGGCAGTGTAATTTTAAAGAACACACTGATCGGCCCTGCTCCATCCATTTCCGCCGCTTCATAATAGGACTTTGGAATTCCTTGAAGTCCGGAAAGGAAAATGACCATATTATAACCAATTCCACTCCAGATTGCTACCACAATAATCGAATATAAGGCAATTTTCGGATCACTTACCCACTGTGGACCCTTGATCCCAAATAAAGACAAAAGATAGTTTAGCAGTCCGTAATCAGAATTATAAAGCCATTTCCAAACCATTGCGATGGCTGCAGGCATTGTAATTACGGGTAAGAAATATAATGTGCGATAAACGGATTTCCCTTTAATTTTCTGGTTTAGGAGTACCGCTATTATAATAGAGAAGAAAATCCCGATTGGCACAGTGATAATAATATAAATCCCAGTATTCTTAAATGATTTCAAAAGGTTAGTATCCTCAAGCATCCGCTTATAGTTATCTAACCCCGTCCACTCATATTGACCAAATGCTCCCCATTCGGTGAAACTAAAATATAAGGTCTGAAAGATAGGCCACAGGTAAAAAATGAACAAACCGAGCATGGTAGGGGCAATCATGAGATAAGCCCAAAAGAAGTCTGAACTTTTCCTTGTCTTCGTTAAGTTGGAAACCTTAAGTTTTGCTTTCGTATTCACTTCAACCTGTAGAGGATGTTCCTTCACTGTATTCACTCCTTTTAAGGAACGAAGAGAAGAATCATCTTCTCTTCTTCATTTTTTTTACTACTTGGATAGCGCCTCATTTGCCTTTTCTGTTAACTCTCTTACAGCGTCGTCCACACTTTCTTCTTCACTCCAAGCCTTTTTAAGAACGTCCGTTTCATACTGCCAAATTTCTCCTGTCCTTATAACACTAGGCAGTGGAACAGAATAATCGACACCATCAATAAAGGCCTGAAGATTTATATTTGGAACGGCTTGTATCCAAGCATCCTGTGTATCATTATAAGCTGGAATAACCGTCCCTGTTTTCGCAAATATATCTGCGGCTTCTTTAGATCCTAGGAACTGGACAAACTTCCATGAAGCGTCTTTATGCTTTGTGTTAGCCGCAATAACATTGGCTAGCCCATGAATGGCAACCGCGCGCTGTTTTCCTTTTGGTACTACAGCAACATTTATATCAGGATTATTCTTATACTCTTGTACCATCCAAGGACCATCAAACATCATCGCTACTTTTCCTGAAGAGAATAATTCAGAAGCGGCTGTTTCTGTCATTTGAGCCTGTGTTGGAGATAATCCCTCCTTAATGAAACTAATATTATAATTAAGCGCATCAATGGCCTCCGGCTGATCAAAACCTACAGACTTACCATCGTCAGAAATAATATAACCGCCATTTTGCCAGATAAAATCATAATAGCCACCTTGGTTGCCCATTAATGCAGCATAGCCCCAAATACCTTTGTCTTTATCTGTCAGTTTTTTAGCGACTTCCTTTAACTTACTCCAATCCCAAGTGTCATCTGGATATGGTACACCTGCTTCATCAAAGATTTTTTTGTTATACCATAAGCCCGTTGTATCAAAGTCTTTTGGAATACCGAATATTTCTCCTTTTACGGTATAAAGGTCAATTAAAGATTTCGGATAATTATCTAAGTCATAGTTTTCTTTTTTTGCAAGGTCAGTAAGTGGGAGGATTACCTTTCCTTCTGCATATTTCTCAACATGGGCACCATTCATCCACATAACATCTGGCAACGCCGCCCCAGTTGCAGCAGTTTCAAGTTTTTGAAAATACTGGCCATAAGGAGTCATCTCCGTTTTTACTTTAATGTCCGGATATTTTTCGTTAAATAATTTGATGACTTCATCAATGGCAGTGACTTGCTTCTTATCCCAAAATCCATAAGTAATTTCAACCTTTCCGTCCCCTGATGCAGTGTCATCATTACTACATCCAGCTAATCCTATTAATCCTAAAATTGTGGTTAAAAGCATTATTAGCCATTTTTTCATCATGTTACCTTCTTTCAAATAAAGTTTTGTAGATTTCTAACAAAATACTTCTTGAACACGAATGGTTTTGTGACAATTTTCACCATGATAACCCTTACATTTATTTATTCCATGAAAACTTTTACTACAGCATAAATTAGAAATACGTACGAGTGCGATTTGTATTGGGCTTACCACCTCCACAAAATAAAATAGGCTCGGAAAATAAAACCAGGATGTGAACAAATCTTCTTTGTTGAATATACACTCCAAAGAAAATGGTAG
This window contains:
- a CDS encoding carbohydrate ABC transporter permease gives rise to the protein MNTKAKLKVSNLTKTRKSSDFFWAYLMIAPTMLGLFIFYLWPIFQTLYFSFTEWGAFGQYEWTGLDNYKRMLEDTNLLKSFKNTGIYIIITVPIGIFFSIIIAVLLNQKIKGKSVYRTLYFLPVITMPAAIAMVWKWLYNSDYGLLNYLLSLFGIKGPQWVSDPKIALYSIIVVAIWSGIGYNMVIFLSGLQGIPKSYYEAAEMDGAGPISVFFKITLPLLSPVIFFVSITSLIGAFQVFDLIFMMIGKSSTALESTQSVVYLFYQHAFVLNDKGYAAAIAVLLLIVILIITAIQMVLQKKWVHYD
- the agaS gene encoding tagatose-6-phosphate ketose isomerase is translated as MFTLDKEKLVSLGASITTEEIKQQPVLWDETYSLYRKKHVEIQAFLQKLAEQHERIRVIFTGAGTSAYVGDTVTPYLKGKVDEKKWELLSVPTTNLVSNPYEFLKADFPTLLVSFARSGNSPESVAAVELAEQIVTNFYQLTITCANDGELAKRAKGDEHNLLLLMPEKANDQGFAMTGSYSCMTLTTLLIFDPLPLEEKGLIVQKIRQMGESVIPREEDIQKIIDRDFDRIIYLGSGSFEGLARESQLKVLELTAGKIVTAFDSPLGFRHGPKSFVNEKTLVFVFVSNHPYTRQYDLDMLNELQRDNIANYICAIEVDGKSRFVGNTFLFGSDAQSVPDVYLALPFVMVGQTVSLLASVKVGNTPDSPSPTGTVNRVVKGVTLYEYK
- a CDS encoding carbohydrate ABC transporter permease — its product is MVMPFLWMILTSLKTYAESIHVPPVIIPKDFQWGNYIEVFGLLPFFKFMFNTFIITIVRTAGQLFLCSLAAYAFARIEFPGRNILFMLALSVLMVPGQVFLLPQYMIMVDLGWLNTLQAVIVPGLFSAFGTFLLRQFFMGLPKELEEAARLDGCNHFQIYWKVMLPLAKPGLIALGIFTTLWSWNELMWPMIVNSSPEAMTLSVGLSSLQGQYLTNYPILMAGSFLAILPMLILFIFLQKQFIEGIAVTGGK
- a CDS encoding ABC transporter substrate-binding protein, with product MKKWLIMLLTTILGLIGLAGCSNDDTASGDGKVEITYGFWDKKQVTAIDEVIKLFNEKYPDIKVKTEMTPYGQYFQKLETAATGAALPDVMWMNGAHVEKYAEGKVILPLTDLAKKENYDLDNYPKSLIDLYTVKGEIFGIPKDFDTTGLWYNKKIFDEAGVPYPDDTWDWSKLKEVAKKLTDKDKGIWGYAALMGNQGGYYDFIWQNGGYIISDDGKSVGFDQPEAIDALNYNISFIKEGLSPTQAQMTETAASELFSSGKVAMMFDGPWMVQEYKNNPDINVAVVPKGKQRAVAIHGLANVIAANTKHKDASWKFVQFLGSKEAADIFAKTGTVIPAYNDTQDAWIQAVPNINLQAFIDGVDYSVPLPSVIRTGEIWQYETDVLKKAWSEEESVDDAVRELTEKANEALSK
- a CDS encoding ROK family protein, with product MKNAIGIDIGGTKIAAGIITESGELLKRVDVKSDPSDREKMFARVLEAVEQVLEKSSYSLDDIEGIGVGVPGKVDCENGVAIFQNNLPWKQFPITARLREQFGLEQISIDNDVYMAAFAEWKAAQVKRNETFVYVTISTGISCSIIQNGSFFRGAGFAGELGLIPVLSKADNKGIKRLEKVAAGPAIEKLAEKELQVENISTKEVFAGYANGTCEYRIIEDVTDNLAQGLYSISCLLDPHKMVFGGSVIVNNPFLLKLMKEKLKSYQLPEQQHILGQMSISTLKQDNGVVGAGLRVFERL